The sequence CCGAGCGGAGCGCCCGGAATATACAGGATCTCGATCCCCCGGCTACGGGCGCGCGCGCCGGTGGAAGCGCCCGGAAACTGGCGCGAGTTCCTCATGCGCCCCATACTAGGCCATTCAGGCGATTCCGGGGGATCCCCGTTCGAGGTCGCCACGACCTTTGCGCCGGCCCGACGTTCCGCAGGCGCGAGATCCGTTCTCCGACCGACAACCCCCCGTTTCCCGGCGCGGTCGATTCGGCCCCGGGGAGTCTCGAAGTCGCGAATCCGGTCCGGCTTCGTGGAATACAACAAAGAGTTGGTGCATTGACGAACAACACATCACAGCCCCGTGGCGGCTCCCCGCGCGGGGGCGGAGGACAGCCCGGCGGCAAGGGACCGCCCAAGGGCCGCGCCAAGGGGTCGGGTGGCCGCGGCGGAAAGGGCCGGAATCGGCGGCGCCGCTCGCGCGGACGCCGAAACCGGGGAGGGCAGGGATCCCGGCAGCAGGGGTCCCGGCAGCAGCGGCCCGCCCAGCAGGATGCGGTCGCCGAGGTTCCCGAAGGTCCGAAGGACGGCTACCTGGGACTCATCGAGCGGCTCGGCAACGGCACAGGGTTCATCCGCCGCCAGCACGCCGGGTACACCCCGAGCGACGAGGACATCTACGTGAGCCCAAAGATCGTTTCCCGCTACGATCTGCGAACGGGAGACGAGATCTGCGGCCAGGCCGGCCGCCCTCCTCGCCCCGGCAAGAGCCCCCCGCTCCGGTATCTTCACACCGTCAACGGCCACCCTCCGGACGAACTCGGGCGACGCCGACAGTTCGACCGCCTGAGCGCGATGCATCCTGATCGACGTCTACGGCTGGAGTGCGGGCTCGAGCGCCGCGGACAACCCGACTACACCAATCGGATCATCGATCTCATCTGTCCGATGGGGATGGGTCAGCGGTCTCTCATCGTCGCGCCCGCCAAGGCCGGGAAGACGATGGTTCTGCAGGCGATCGCCGAGGGCATCTCGAAGAACCACCCCGATTCCAGGATCCTCATCCTCCTCGTCGACGAGCGTCCGGAGGAAGTGACGGAGATGGAGGCGACGGGACTCGGCGAGGTCACCGCATCAAGCTTCGACCACCGGGCCGAACGCCACGTGCAGGTCGCCGAGATCACGCTCGAGCGCGCGCGGCGTCTCGCCGAGATGGGGCAGGACGTCGTCCTTATCCTCGATTCCATCACGCGGCTGGCGCGTGCGTACAACACGACGGAGGAGGGAAGCGGCCGCACGCTCACGGGCGGCATTGACGCGAACTCCCTCGAGAAGCCGAAACGCTTCTTCGGCAGCGCGCGCTGCGTGCCGGAGAGCAAGGGCGGCGGATCGCTCACGATCATCGCGACGGCGCTCGTCGACACCGGCTCCCGCATGGACCAGGTGATCTTCGAGGAGTTCAAGGGGACGGGGAACAGCGAACTCGTGCTCGACCGGGACATTTCGGACCGCCGGATCTTCCCGGCGATCGATCTCAACTCCAGCGCGACGCGACGCGAGGAACGCCTGGTGAGCGACGACGAAC is a genomic window of Candidatus Palauibacter soopunensis containing:
- the rho gene encoding transcription termination factor Rho, with translation MTNNTSQPRGGSPRGGGGQPGGKGPPKGRAKGSGGRGGKGRNRRRRSRGRRNRGGQGSRQQGSRQQRPAQQDAVAEVPEGPKDGYLGLIERLGNGTGFIRRQHAGYTPSDEDIYVSPKIVSRYDLRTGDEICGQAGRPPRPGKSPPLRYLHTVNGHPPDELGRRRQFDRLSAMHPDRRLRLECGLERRGQPDYTNRIIDLICPMGMGQRSLIVAPAKAGKTMVLQAIAEGISKNHPDSRILILLVDERPEEVTEMEATGLGEVTASSFDHRAERHVQVAEITLERARRLAEMGQDVVLILDSITRLARAYNTTEEGSGRTLTGGIDANSLEKPKRFFGSARCVPESKGGGSLTIIATALVDTGSRMDQVIFEEFKGTGNSELVLDRDISDRRIFPAIDLNSSATRREERLVSDDELLVAQAMRRELSTYPPVEAMQEVLGLMRQTDSNEELVSKLRQRI